The Syngnathus typhle isolate RoL2023-S1 ecotype Sweden linkage group LG6, RoL_Styp_1.0, whole genome shotgun sequence genome has a window encoding:
- the LOC133155460 gene encoding V-set and transmembrane domain-containing protein 5, which produces MLMLYYRLWDVHDVAALFCFLLYLCQRAGAISIESPEHSLTRSVQEDVFFSVDVACNCTPTIQWTFMSSSVSRAIGIWRPGVFTNVTADYSSRVEAHDNGSMGLSDLRLQDTGYYVLTVTDGMGVSKDVGFVLKVNEVLYEDLQYLSVSALALACLAGLLMLGMWLLDKAYRKIVAWRRRKEMPENDATELQHL; this is translated from the exons ATGCTAATGTTGTACTACAGGCTCTGGGATGTACACGACGTTGCTGCGCTCTTTTGCTTTTTGTTGTACTTGTGCCAACGAG cTGGCGCCATCTCCATCGAGTCCCCCGAGCACAGCCTAACCCGGTCCGTGCAGGAGGATGTGTTCTTCTCCGTGGATGTGGCCTGCAATTGCACCCCCACCATCCAGTGGACCTTCATGTCGAGCTCGGTGAGCCGCGCCATCGGCATCTGGCGGCCGGGCGTCTTCACCAATGTCACCGCTGACTACAGCAGTCGCGTAGAAGCGCACGACAACGGCTCCATGGGATTGTCGGACCTGCGGTTGCAAGACACCGGGTACTACGTGCTGACGGTCACCGACGGGATGGGCGTCAGTAAAGATGTTGGATTTGTCCTCAAAGTCAATG AGGTTCTGTATGAGGACCTACAGTACCTGTCGGTGTCAGCCTTGGCGCTGGCCTGCTTGGCGGGCCTTCTCATGCTGGGCATGTGGCTGTTGGACAAAGCCTACAGGAAGATTGTAGCGTGGCGACGCAGGAAAGAAATGCCAG